The window CTAATAAAAATTGACACCCTCATTGTAAGCCTTTGGCATAAATTGATAAGATCTTGAGTAACAGGAATACGGCTACTTAGCAGCTCTCTTTTATAACTTTTACTCCATCGCTTAGAGATGGGAGCCCCACTAAGATTGATAATACAATCAATTTCAGTCTCATTGCTTATATCATTTAAATTATTGATATATACAATATTATGAATGTGAGCATTAAAATTTTTTTGACGCGTGAGAATAATAATATCATGCCCCATAGATGTAAACATTTCTGTTAACATGGAACCAATTGCACCTGTACCCCCAGAGATTAGAATCTTCATATAGTAATAAAATTATAAATAAAGTGAGCACTCATATAATAAACCCTTCCTATAATCAGGATAAAATAACTTAATATCCAGCCTATTAATCATCTTTTTATTACTGACTTTTTTATTATTTTTAAAAAAATCAGATAGACGATCAGATATTTTAGCATCAAAAAATGGAATTTTCTTTAATTCAGAGATACCTAAAATTTTTGCAGCATATTGTTCTACATCAAAATTATTGGTAGGTAGGTTATCTGCAACATTGAATATCTCCCCTGAGATTTCTAAAGTTAATGATTGAAACAAAACATTAACTAAATCTATAATATGAATTCTAGAAAAAAAATGTCCTTCCTTAAATATTGAAAAATTTTTACCATTTTTAATATTTTGCAACGCATTACGTCCCCTGCCATATATCCCTGCAACTCTGAAAACATTAACTGGAATTGAATATTCCTTAAATAAAGACATCCAATTATTTTCTGCATTAATACGACTTAAGCTTCTAAAAGAAGTATTATGTAAATTAGATATCTCCGTAACCCAGGATCCATCATGATTCCCATAAACACTTGAGGTAGAAATATAACCAAGCCATTTAATACGATCTTTATTATCGATAATAGCATTCTTATATCTGGTAAAAACAGGATCATCACCATTAATATCTGGAGGTACAGATGATAAAATATAATTGACTTTCTTTAATATTTCCGGGACATCGCGATAAAAATCTATGATGTGGTAATTTTTATTAGATATAATCGCACTGGATCGAGATGTACAAAAAACTTCAAAGCCATTTTTGCATAAGAGATTAGCAAAGTATTTTGCTACATAACCATAACCAAAAATTAAAGCAGTATTAGACATGAAAAGTATTAAACCAAAAACTATTAATAGGAACCACTAACCCTATAAGATATAAAATTATGATAATACCTTTTCGCCTGATAATTTTTCATACATGTCGATAATAAACCTTTTCAATTCTATATCATATTTCTCTTTATCTAAGCGGTTAGCATATTCAAACATCTCATGCATTAACAAGGCATCAAACGCTTTATTGATCCTTTCTTCTAGAGTATCTCCTACTTTACTTTTATCTATATAACCAGCATGAAATAGTATTTCTTCCATTGTGACATTATAATAATCTGCCAATTTTTTTAATCTTTCAGGTTCTGGTATTTTATTTATTTCACCATTCTCAAGTTGAGATATATAAGCATTAGAAATCCCTGTATGCTTTTCTACTTCACGCAAACTCACACCCTTTTTTTTTCTCAGAGATTTTAAAAAAAAATTAAAATTCCTATCCATAGACAAAATGAATAAATATAAATAACCACCTGTAAAAAGTGTAACAGCCGATGCAGAATTATAAAAGAAAATAATTATTAACAGAAACAAAATATAATACAATTATTTCATCATCAATAATGTCTAATGCAGATAATAATATTTGGAGCAAAAAACGCTGAACTGATAATCAAACACCTAGTATCATTTGCTGATGTTATTTTAATAGATGACAATAAATCAGATGTACTGAAAATACTGCAATATGATTTTGATATAAAAATAATTGAAAATCATTATTTCAGCAATGAAGTAACGCAAGATTTTCTGCTACAAAATTCAGATATATTAATAGCAAACACTACAGATGATAATTTGAATATGTTGCTATGCAGAATGATGAAACAATTAATTAAACCTAAGAAATCCATTGCTGTTATTAACAATCGACACAATCTAAAACCAGAATTCATCAAAGACATTATGGATATAGATCATATAATTTTCCCTCCGGAGGAAATTATTTCACAAATCGTTGATGAAATAGTATCGTTTAAATTCAACAAGATATTTGATTTATCTGAAAATTTGCATATTTATTCAATAAATATTGATAATGAAATACTAAAAAAGATTAACAATTTCACAATAGATATATTAGCTTTAGTCAGGGAAAAAAAACTGATATATAAAATTAAAAAATCAGATATACAAGAAAAAGATATCTTGATATGTATAATAGAAGCAGAAGAGATATCTAAGATTCAAGACACAACATCAGAAAAAATAACTGATGAAAGTCTATTTATATTTGGATCAACTCAAATATGCGATGATCTAATTCAACATGCTCAAAGATTTTACAAAAAAATCAATGTCATAAGTGATCAAACACTCTTTTTAGAAGAATTATGCAGTAAACATCAAAAAGATATTAATTATTTTTACTATAAGAAGTATGATCAATCAGTCCTAGAATTATTTGATAACTATAACGAAACAATAAATATCGCTCTTTTAAAAGACAAGGATATAGAAAATATATTTTTATATTTTCTATTACAAGAAATTAAAACTAAGAATGCTATTCTACAAGTAAAAGATAAGCTATATAGCTCTCATCAAAGCTCTCTGGGTGACTACATTGTAATTAATCCTTATGCCAATTATGCTCAAAAGATAGAGGATATAGTTTTAAACTACATTGATAATAACTTAGTAATACATAGCTTTGATTCCACTATGAATAGCATAGTTACAATAAATATAAAAGATACTAAAAATATAAAAAAATTAAGCAAGTTAATAAAAAAGGATGAAATAAAAATTTTTAAAATAATAGATCTACAAAAAATAAAAAACGTAGCTAATATAGAAAATTTAAAAATAGGAGACACCGTAATCTTAGTTCTCACAAAAAGTCTTCTAAAAAAATTAATAGTAAATATTAACTAAATAACATCTATAAATAATTCAAATTAGGATCTTTATGAGATAGTGTCATTATTTCTGCTCCTGAAGAATTTATACCTATAGTATGTTCAAATTGCGCAGAATTTAACATATCTTTTGTAAAGACTGTCCAGTTATCTTTAGCACTTAAAAAAGTCTCATAAGAACCAGCATTTATCATAGGTTCAATTGTGAAAAACATACCTTCTTCAACATAAATATCTTTACCATAAATGGGTTCTTTATAGTGTAAAATGCTAGGTTGCGTATGAAACTGCCTTCCTATTCCATGACCACAATAATTTCTTACGGAACTATATTTAGAATATTTTTGCTTCATATATTGTTCTATAAAACAACCAATGTCATAAATACACATACCAGGCTTTACATAATTGATTGCACTCATCATTATATCATATGAGGCACGACATAAACTTCTATCTTTATCGCTTATCACACCTAAATAAAACATACGACTAGTGTCACCATACCAGCCATCCAAAATAACTGTGACATCAATGTTCAAGATATCTCCCTTTTTCAATGCAGTATCATCTGGAATTCCATGACATACTACTCTATTTTTTGAAGTACAAATGGATTTAGGAAAACCACGATAATTCAATGGTGCAGGTATAGCTCCTGCTTCAATTATAAATTTATGACATATATCGTTAAGGTAATTAGTAGTAACGCCAGGTTTCACAAAATCACTGATATGATCAAGAGTTTGAGCTGCTAATGCACCAGCTTTACGCATTCCTTGCCAAGCTTCTTCATCTTTAAAAATAGAAAAGTTCATTATAAAAATTAATAACAGAAATAAATATCAATTACCTACGATTCTTCTTATTTTTTTTTGGTCTTTTTTTTCTGGTGACATTCGTAGGCTTAGTGCTTCTTTGTTGTAAATTCCCCAAATTATTATATATGTCATCAGGATTAAAATCTGAAATACCTTTTTTACTGACAGCCACAGCAATTTTCTTAGCTTGTCTAAATTGTTGTATTAAATTGTTAATGTCTGTTACAGATACCCCTGAACCTGAAGATATCCTCTGTTTTCTAGTACCATTCAAAATTTCAGGAAATTTTCTTTCTTTTTTAGTCATAGAAGAAATAATAGCTAAATTCTTCTTAATGACAGAATCTTCAATATTTATAGGCAAAGACATACTATTTAATCCAGGAATAAATTGTAGTACTTTTTTTATACCGCCTAATTTTCCAACCATTTTAAATTGAGCAGCAAGATCATCAAAATCAAATTTTCCTTCTTTAACTTTCTCACTGAGTGCTTCAACTTTATCTTTACCGCCTATAGCACCTGTAGCCTTTTCCATCAGAGACTCAATATCTCCCATGCCTAATATTCGGCCAGCAATTCTATGTGGATTAAAAACCTCTAGGTCGTTTATTTTTTCCCCTGTTCCAAAAAATTTAACAGGAATCCCTGTCATATAGCATATTGATAAAATTGCTCCACCACGGCTATCACTTTCTATTCTTGTAAAAATCAAACCTGTCATATTCACAGATTTAGAAAAATCTTTAGTAATTTTCACGGCTTGTTGTCCTAACATGGCATCTAGTACAAGGATACGCTCAACAGGATTAATGATTCTATCAATTTTAACAAGTTCAGAAAGCATACCTTCATCTACATTCAAACGACCAGCAGTATCAAAAATAACCACATCATAGCCATTTTCTTTAGCAAAAGGTACAGCCTTTTTTGTAATATCTATAGCATCATTAGATTCCATAGAATAGTCGAAAAAATCAATATCAATGCTTTCGGCAAGAACCTTTAACTGCTTTTTTGCAGCCAATCTAACCACATCCAATGAGACAAGTAAAATTTTTATATTTTTATTATCTTCTAAATAATCATTTTTGATTTTTAATGCCAATTTAGCTGTAGTAGTAGTTTTTCCTGCACCTTGTAAACCGCATAATAAAACAAAAGAAGGATCTTTATTGAGTTTTAAGCCTATAACTCTTTCTCCCATTACATTAGATATCTCTTCTTGCATCATATCGATTATTTTTTTCGTTGGAGATATCTGCTTTAACAAACCTTCTTCTTCAACACGCCGTTTGATCATATCACAAAGATCATCAGCCAATTGTAATGATACATCAGAATCTATCAGAATATCATGTATCTCCTCAAGTACTTTACTGAGATCAAATTTACTGACAGAAACTCTACTCTTTAATTTACTCAAAGAATCAGATATGCCACTCGTCAAAGAATCAAACATTTTAATTATTAGAAAAAACAAGAAAATTTGTATGCTTATACGATGATACCCAATATCTCCCTTACTGTAAACTAAGCAGAATATAAAGCCATATGAATAGCAAAAACCAAAGAAAATATAGTGATAAATAACATAGAACTAACTATGGTAAACTCTATAACATTATCAGATATAAAATCAGACATGTTATGCCTAAAATTATTAATAGGGTGGCGCCAGTATTTCACAAAAGATATCATGGATCTAAAAAAATGAGCTATGCTGTTATAAACAAATTCAATACTGCGATACAAGATGACTCTATATAAAAAATCAATATCGTATTTATTAATCTTTTGAGCATTAAATAAAACTTTTCTAAGAACAAAGCATATTAAAAATGATATAAATAAATACCAAATATTATTTTGACTTCCCCATAAATATAATAAAATTCCCTGATTATTTGTGGAATCATAGGAAAACAAAACACCAAAAATCAAAGATGCTGCAAAGAGTAAAATCATAATTTTACCTTTATCAACGACAAATTCTTCATTATCAAAATAATCACATTTAATATTATTAACTTTATTAACCCTCATAAAAGAATAAATAACTCTTATTATACTAAAAGAAGAAAGTATTATATTGCCTGATATAAAGCACCTATAAACTAATCCACCATGTATGGAATACAATAAATTACTCTTAACCATGTAAGCTCTGGTAAAAGGAAAGGCAAAAATTGACATAGCTGCTATAATCAGGAAAAACAATATTGCTTCCTTCAGAACAATATTATTGTTGCCCAAAGAAGTTATACAAAGGCTGCGCGTTGAAAGAAAAGCAGCATATACACATATAGCAAATAATAACTGGTTAGCTAATGAAACAAATATATAATCTACTATTGAAACACCTCCTGCTTCAACAGCACCTTCACCTATTAAGATCATTATCAAAGCTATGTGTCCAACTATAAAATAGCACAAGATTCGCAATAGATTGCTATTCATTAATAACATGATTATTGCATATATAAGCGTTATAAAGCCTAATATAACCAATGATTCCTTCCCAGGAAAAAATAATGCTAAAAATAACAAAGAAACCTTTGTCATGTAACATTGTAAGATACAACTATCTGATATATGAACACTAGAGTATGCATCTGGCACCCATGCAGAAAAAGGAAATGATGCAACATTTATAAGAAAAGCAACAAAGAAACAATATCTATAGAATGCTTTTATTTCATTCAAATCAAATTGCAAAAAAGGAGAATGGATATTATCAATTATTCCAGAAGATGCAACTAACATTAAAAATCCAGCAAAAAAGTGCAGTGCAGCATATCGCAACCCTGCATGATAAGCATCGCTATTATTATAAATACTTTTCCACATTATCATAATACTTACTGTAACTGCTATTTCATAATGAACAATAAAATTTGCCCAAGTAATACTGTTAACTAATGATATAACAATCGAAGAGTAAAACATAAACCTATAATGCACAGAATCATCACTTGAATTAAGCAAAAGGATAGCCAAAATGAGCATGATGAATCCAAAAAAGGATGCATAATATGATCCATTTTTTAAAATAAAAGATTGAAAAGAAAAAATATCAGAATAACTAAGAGTTATATTAGATCGTAGATCATAATTTAAAATTATGATAAACGCGATAACAATAAAAAAAATAAAAAAGAATCTATTAAATAATTTTCTATCTTTAAAGGACATCAATAATAATTGAAAAGACGTGGTAATGAGAAAATAATGAGGAGAAAAATTATGCTCTAAATATTGATATGCAATTATTAAATTAAATATCACTAATAATAGCTGCATACCTCTAATAAAAATATGACTATCCAGCCGCTTAATGCACAAGGGAATAAAAAAAGTTATAAGCAATAAAGATAGATGATAAGACACAACAGCTACAATCTATAAAAATTATTTCAAGAAGGCAAAGAGGAACGCAATGCAACAGAACAACCTGTCCAACGATCATGCCAAGCCCTACATCTTATATCCCACAAACAGTTAAAATAACCTAAAAAAAGCACCAAAACAGAAATAATAGAATAGAAATATCGCATTGAAAGAATTTTAAAAGAAATATCAGAA is drawn from Anaplasmataceae bacterium AB001_6 and contains these coding sequences:
- a CDS encoding SDR family NAD(P)-dependent oxidoreductase, whose translation is MSNTALIFGYGYVAKYFANLLCKNGFEVFCTSRSSAIISNKNYHIIDFYRDVPEILKKVNYILSSVPPDINGDDPVFTRYKNAIIDNKDRIKWLGYISTSSVYGNHDGSWVTEISNLHNTSFRSLSRINAENNWMSLFKEYSIPVNVFRVAGIYGRGRNALQNIKNGKNFSIFKEGHFFSRIHIIDLVNVLFQSLTLEISGEIFNVADNLPTNNFDVEQYAAKILGISELKKIPFFDAKISDRLSDFFKNNKKVSNKKMINRLDIKLFYPDYRKGLLYECSLYL
- a CDS encoding helix-turn-helix transcriptional regulator codes for the protein MDRNFNFFLKSLRKKKGVSLREVEKHTGISNAYISQLENGEINKIPEPERLKKLADYYNVTMEEILFHAGYIDKSKVGDTLEERINKAFDALLMHEMFEYANRLDKEKYDIELKRFIIDMYEKLSGEKVLS
- a CDS encoding TrkA family potassium uptake protein, which encodes MQIIIFGAKNAELIIKHLVSFADVILIDDNKSDVLKILQYDFDIKIIENHYFSNEVTQDFLLQNSDILIANTTDDNLNMLLCRMMKQLIKPKKSIAVINNRHNLKPEFIKDIMDIDHIIFPPEEIISQIVDEIVSFKFNKIFDLSENLHIYSINIDNEILKKINNFTIDILALVREKKLIYKIKKSDIQEKDILICIIEAEEISKIQDTTSEKITDESLFIFGSTQICDDLIQHAQRFYKKINVISDQTLFLEELCSKHQKDINYFYYKKYDQSVLELFDNYNETINIALLKDKDIENIFLYFLLQEIKTKNAILQVKDKLYSSHQSSLGDYIVINPYANYAQKIEDIVLNYIDNNLVIHSFDSTMNSIVTINIKDTKNIKKLSKLIKKDEIKIFKIIDLQKIKNVANIENLKIGDTVILVLTKSLLKKLIVNIN
- the map gene encoding type I methionyl aminopeptidase, which codes for MNFSIFKDEEAWQGMRKAGALAAQTLDHISDFVKPGVTTNYLNDICHKFIIEAGAIPAPLNYRGFPKSICTSKNRVVCHGIPDDTALKKGDILNIDVTVILDGWYGDTSRMFYLGVISDKDRSLCRASYDIMMSAINYVKPGMCIYDIGCFIEQYMKQKYSKYSSVRNYCGHGIGRQFHTQPSILHYKEPIYGKDIYVEEGMFFTIEPMINAGSYETFLSAKDNWTVFTKDMLNSAQFEHTIGINSSGAEIMTLSHKDPNLNYL
- the ffh gene encoding signal recognition particle protein, which gives rise to MFDSLTSGISDSLSKLKSRVSVSKFDLSKVLEEIHDILIDSDVSLQLADDLCDMIKRRVEEEGLLKQISPTKKIIDMMQEEISNVMGERVIGLKLNKDPSFVLLCGLQGAGKTTTTAKLALKIKNDYLEDNKNIKILLVSLDVVRLAAKKQLKVLAESIDIDFFDYSMESNDAIDITKKAVPFAKENGYDVVIFDTAGRLNVDEGMLSELVKIDRIINPVERILVLDAMLGQQAVKITKDFSKSVNMTGLIFTRIESDSRGGAILSICYMTGIPVKFFGTGEKINDLEVFNPHRIAGRILGMGDIESLMEKATGAIGGKDKVEALSEKVKEGKFDFDDLAAQFKMVGKLGGIKKVLQFIPGLNSMSLPINIEDSVIKKNLAIISSMTKKERKFPEILNGTRKQRISSGSGVSVTDINNLIQQFRQAKKIAVAVSKKGISDFNPDDIYNNLGNLQQRSTKPTNVTRKKRPKKNKKNRR